In Dehalococcoidia bacterium, the genomic window CTCAGCTACACGCTGGGAATGAAGTGCCTGGTAGAAGTACACGATGAGAACGAGATCAGACGCGCCGTAGCCAGCGGGTGCCGGGTGATCGGCATCAACAACCGCGATCTTACAACATTCGATGTCGATCTGCATACGACCGAGCGCCTGCGCCCGTTCGTGCCCGACGACTGCATCGTAGTAAGCGAGAGCGGCATAAAAAGCCGCGCAGATGTGGAGAAACTATACAGGTGGAAGGTGAATGCCATGCTGGTGGGAGAGGTGCTCTCCGCCGCCGATGATGCTGCCAAGAAAATGAAGGAGCTAATGTCATGACCAGGGTAAAGATTTGCGGAATAAAGGAGCCGTCGCAGGCCGTCGCCGCCGCCAAGGCCGGAGCCGACTATATCGGCATCGTGATGGCCCCGTCTAAACGACAGGTCGATATCGAGCAGGCTAGAGCTATCGCGGCCGCGGTGAAAGGGAGCCGTACGCTCTCGGTAGGCGTATTCGTCAACATGCCTGCCAGCGAGATAAACCGCATCGCCAAGTACTGCAACTTCGACCGCATACAGCTGAGCGGCGATGAACCCTGGGAATATGTGCAGGAGCTGCACCGCCCCGCCATCAAGGCCATAAAAATATCTAAGGAATACTCCAGCGAGAAGCTGGTGAGCGAGTTGTCAGGCGGCTATAAGAAGGCCAACTACTACTTCCTGCCGCTGCTGGATTGCGCCGTCAACGGAAGCTACGGCGGCACCGGCAAGGCGTTCGACTGGGCGATAGCCAAAGCAGCCGCGGGCAAATACCGCTTTGTGCTCGCCGGCGGCCTCACACCGGCGAACGTAGCCTGGGCTATAGCGGCGGCACGGCCATGGGGCGTGGACGTATCCAGCGGAGTGGAGACCAACGGCGTGAAAGATATCGGCAAAATAAAGAGGTTCATCTCAACGGTGAGAAGGATCGACTCCACACCGTAGGGCGAGTTATAAACCCGTCGTTAAATATAAGCTGTGGATTCCGGCCTACGCCGGAATGACGAACTCGACAATAAGAGGTGCAGGAGATTTCTCTCCTGCCGGGGGCACTGGGGGTGTCCCCCAGCTTTTTCCCTTCCCCCAAGAATGGGGGATACAGGGGGTTGATTATCACTTAGTCAGAGGTAAAAAGCAGATGAAGAACGCGACACAATTACCCGATAGAAATGGCCACTTCGGCCAATTCGGCGGCAAGTACGTGCCGGAGACGCTCATGGCCGCCCTGGACGAGCTCGAAAAAGCCTACCGCCAGTCCTGCCGCGACGCCAATTTTAAAGCCGAGCTCAAAGCCATGCTCAAAGACTACGTGGGGCGACCCACGCCGCTATATTTCGCCTCACAGATGACGAAGCACTGCGGCGGGGCACAGATATACCTCAAGCGCGAGGACCTG contains:
- a CDS encoding phosphoribosylanthranilate isomerase, whose translation is MTRVKICGIKEPSQAVAAAKAGADYIGIVMAPSKRQVDIEQARAIAAAVKGSRTLSVGVFVNMPASEINRIAKYCNFDRIQLSGDEPWEYVQELHRPAIKAIKISKEYSSEKLVSELSGGYKKANYYFLPLLDCAVNGSYGGTGKAFDWAIAKAAAGKYRFVLAGGLTPANVAWAIAAARPWGVDVSSGVETNGVKDIGKIKRFISTVRRIDSTP